One genomic segment of Macrobrachium rosenbergii isolate ZJJX-2024 chromosome 40, ASM4041242v1, whole genome shotgun sequence includes these proteins:
- the LOC136826061 gene encoding zinc finger protein 84-like: MSKMSSCGERPFVCVICKRVFSRKDYLALHMRFHSGENLFPCSLCNFKFNQKSVLEVHMRTHTGEKPFSCSVCQKSFTQKGSLNKHMRIHTGERRFRCNECGKRFSQKPHLKTHIIIAHSGEKPFTCGECGKKFLHKTLLKVHMRSHTGEKPFICEKCGKGFGVKSVLFEHIKIHDGLKPYPCHECGRPFARKHHRDFHEKTHFKEISFTCFQCGKNFTHRGYYNLHMFSHTKGKPFTCSYCGRQFSRKCYLNLHVKSHTDQKLDCEYCGRKFSQKKSFESHVKNHQEGKPLTCSECGKTFNRKDKLELHLKIHSGIKPFKCENCGKRFLEKGNLKKHKKVHTGEKPYSCSDCGKRFLQKGQLNLHTRVHTGEKPFACEVCGKQCSRKYHLNIHMRIHVGEQYICQECGKRFRQKGRFDRHMKNHKKDPVNCEECGKSFITKAILRVHMRTHTGEKPYICDLCGKEFMWLTSFGTHMKSHTGEKPFGCTMCCRTFRNMISLGMHMRTHSIDNDIPLKEDKTTKKETPGTLLESSVKSEVEESDVRLAGERESSDVDVKLEDIKACLSEAVFKNKMSEFYENILPVNHKDCKMEYNGNVVSN, translated from the coding sequence ATGTCAAAAATGTCATCTTGCGGTGAAAGGCCATTTGTTTGTGTTATATGCAAGAGGGTGTTTAGTCGTAAAGATTACCTTGCTTTGCATATGAGGTTCCACAGTGGAGAAAACTTGTTTCCTTGTTCGCTCTGCAATTTCAAATTCAATCAGAAGTCTGTCCTGGAGGTTCACATGAGAACCCACACAGGTGAAAAGCCTTTCAGTTGCAGTGTTTGTCAAAAGAGCTTTACGCAAAAGGGAAGTTTAAATAAACACATGAGGATCCACACTGGAGAGAGGAGGTTCAGGTGCAACGAGTGTGGGAAAAGATTTTCGCAGAAACCTCATTTGAAAACACACATCATAATTGCCCACAGTGGTGAGAAACCATTTACGTGTGGTGAGTGTGGGAAGAAGTTTCTTCACAAGACTCTCCTTAAGGTTCACATGAGGTCGcacacaggagagaaaccatttatttgtgaaaaatgtgGAAAGGGATTTGGTGTCAAATCTGTACTTTTTGAACACATCAAAATACATGACGGACTGAAGCCATATCCTTGCCATGAATGTGGAAGACCCTTTGCTCGGAAGCACCATCGTGACTTTCATGAAAAAACTCATTTCAAAGAGATTTCCTTCACATGTTTTCAGTGTGGAAAGAATTTTACTCACCGAGGATACTATAATTTACACATGTTTTCACATACAAAAGGTAAACCTTTCACTTGCAGTTACTGTGGTCGACAGTTTAGCCGTAAATGTTATCTGAATTTGCACGTGAAGTCTCATACCGATCAAAAACTTGACTGTGAATATTGTGGAAGGAAGTTCAGTCAGAAGAAGAGTTTTGAGAGCCACGTGAAAAACCACCAGGAAGGAAAACCATTGACCTGTAGTGAATGTGGAAAAACCTTCAACAGAAAAGACAAACTGGAGCTGCACTTGAAGATTCACTCTGGGATTAAACCGTTCAAATGTGAAAATTGTGGAAAGAGGTTTTTGGAGAAAGGGAATCTGAAGAAGCACAAAAAGGTTCACACAGGTGAGAAGCCTTATTCTTGCTCTGACTGCGGGAAGAGATTCTTGCAGAAGGGTCAGCTCAATCTGCATACTAGAGTCCATACTGGAGAAAAGCCATTCGCTTGCGAAGTCTGTGGCAAGCAGTGCAGTCGCAAGTACCACCTCAATATTCACATGCGGATTCATGTGGGAGAGCAGTACATCTGCCAAGAATGCGGCAAACGCTTCAGGCAAAAAGGGAGGTTCGATCGCCACATGAAGAATCACAAGAAGGATCCTGTGAACTGTGAGGAGTGCGGCAAAAGTTTTATAACAAAAGCCATACTGAGAGTCCATATGAGGACTCACACGGGTGAAAAACCCTACATATGCGATTTATGTGGAAAGGAATTCATGTGGTTAACTTCTTTTGGTACCCACATGAAGTCCCACACTGGTGAGAAACCTTTTGGCTGTACAATGTGTTGCAGGACATTCAGGAATATGATCAGCCTTGGGATGCACATGAGAACTCACAGTATAGATAATGACATTCCCCTCAAAGAGGACAAGACCACGAAGAAAGAAACTCCGGGAACTTTATTGGAATCTTCAGTGAAATCAGAAGTTGAGGAAAGTGACGTAAGATTAGCAGGCGAAAGAGAGAGCAGTGATGTTGATGTGAAGTTGGAAGACATTAAGGCTTGCTTATCAGAggcagtttttaaaaacaaaatgtcagagttttatgaaaatattttgccggTGAATCATAAGGATTGCAAGATGGAGTATAATGGAAATGtagtttcaaattaa